A single Vigna radiata var. radiata cultivar VC1973A chromosome 8, Vradiata_ver6, whole genome shotgun sequence DNA region contains:
- the LOC106769813 gene encoding uncharacterized protein LOC106769813 isoform X1, which produces MTLSPPDVANASSHLGLTAPTVGKMRDFSIIDGFVEISECMAEMTKYVANEPSVGLFFIQQHAQNAVPNVIEVKKNVVEKSHETTLQTEDLEDSVTVVRSMKEHGFPIADKMIGEIKKSLNIMETKQPKRGLISPLSRSHSERASFDTHEGNKKRNNYFSNVLMSAKQKASSFKWRQHDASGSIDSMDEKPHIYPNLPLSVSSGSISSSFWAAKTEEMPVASQGEGEDESQHEEHDASDISINLLSVSSDIYEDFKACKEAKLEEWLDGTGTLDDNCGTGGEKRS; this is translated from the exons ATGACTCTCTCTCCTCCTGATGTTGCTAATGCTTCCTCACACCTTGGTCTGACTGCTCCCACTGTAGG GAAGATGCGTGATTTCTCCATCATTGATGGTTTTGTGGAGATAAGTGAATGCATGGCAGAGATGACCAAATACGTGGCAAATGAACCATCTGTTGGGCTTTTCTTTATCCAACAACATGCCCAAAATGCCGTACCTAATGTCATCGAAGttaagaaaaatgttgttgaGAAATCCCATGAAACAACTTTGCAAACAGAAGATTTGGAGGACTCTGTCACGGTGGTTCGATCAATGAAAGAGCATGGATTTCCCATAGCTGATAAGATGATTGGAGAGATTAAGAAATCTCTGAATATTATGGAAACAAAACAGCCGAAGAGAGGGTTGATTAGTCCATTGTCACGTTCTCATTCAGAAAGAGCTAGTTTTGATACTCACGAgggaaacaaaaaaagaaataactatttttcaaatgttttgatGTCAGCAAAACAGAAGGCTAGCAGCTTCAAGTGGCGACAGCATGATGCTAGTGGATCAATAGATTCCATGGATGAAAAACCGCATATTTACCCTAATTTGCCTTTGTCAGTCTCATCTGGAAgcatttcttcatctttttggGCTGCCAAAACTGAAGAGATGCCTGTAGCAAGCCAGGGTGAAGGTGAAGATGAGTCTCAACATGAAGAGCATGATGCAAGTGATATTagcattaatttattatctgtATCATCAGATATATATGAAGACTTCAAAGCTTGTAAAGAAGCTAAACTAGAGGAGTGGCTAGATGGAACTGGAACCCTTGATGATAATTGCGGTACAGGTGGTGAGAAAAGATCTTAG
- the LOC106769813 gene encoding uncharacterized protein LOC106769813 isoform X2, which produces MRDFSIIDGFVEISECMAEMTKYVANEPSVGLFFIQQHAQNAVPNVIEVKKNVVEKSHETTLQTEDLEDSVTVVRSMKEHGFPIADKMIGEIKKSLNIMETKQPKRGLISPLSRSHSERASFDTHEGNKKRNNYFSNVLMSAKQKASSFKWRQHDASGSIDSMDEKPHIYPNLPLSVSSGSISSSFWAAKTEEMPVASQGEGEDESQHEEHDASDISINLLSVSSDIYEDFKACKEAKLEEWLDGTGTLDDNCGTGGEKRS; this is translated from the coding sequence ATGCGTGATTTCTCCATCATTGATGGTTTTGTGGAGATAAGTGAATGCATGGCAGAGATGACCAAATACGTGGCAAATGAACCATCTGTTGGGCTTTTCTTTATCCAACAACATGCCCAAAATGCCGTACCTAATGTCATCGAAGttaagaaaaatgttgttgaGAAATCCCATGAAACAACTTTGCAAACAGAAGATTTGGAGGACTCTGTCACGGTGGTTCGATCAATGAAAGAGCATGGATTTCCCATAGCTGATAAGATGATTGGAGAGATTAAGAAATCTCTGAATATTATGGAAACAAAACAGCCGAAGAGAGGGTTGATTAGTCCATTGTCACGTTCTCATTCAGAAAGAGCTAGTTTTGATACTCACGAgggaaacaaaaaaagaaataactatttttcaaatgttttgatGTCAGCAAAACAGAAGGCTAGCAGCTTCAAGTGGCGACAGCATGATGCTAGTGGATCAATAGATTCCATGGATGAAAAACCGCATATTTACCCTAATTTGCCTTTGTCAGTCTCATCTGGAAgcatttcttcatctttttggGCTGCCAAAACTGAAGAGATGCCTGTAGCAAGCCAGGGTGAAGGTGAAGATGAGTCTCAACATGAAGAGCATGATGCAAGTGATATTagcattaatttattatctgtATCATCAGATATATATGAAGACTTCAAAGCTTGTAAAGAAGCTAAACTAGAGGAGTGGCTAGATGGAACTGGAACCCTTGATGATAATTGCGGTACAGGTGGTGAGAAAAGATCTTAG